The following are encoded together in the Deltaproteobacteria bacterium genome:
- the ftsH gene encoding ATP-dependent zinc metalloprotease FtsH — translation MEKHHKFSIWYVLLGIWVVLLVQNYLHTALAIKTIPYSEFLNLLRQNKISEVAISSNQIQGRLKTGDGTAGRGELFRTVRVDPEISELLDRYKVEFKGQLESTFLRDLFSWVFPIFLFIGIWYFFIKRMTGQQAGFMTLGKNKARIYVEDELGVTFEDVAGVDEAKQELMEVIEFLKEPARFTELGGKMPRGVLLVGPPGTGKTLLAKAVAGESGVPFFSMSGSEFVEMFVGLGAARVRDLFSQAKQRAPCIIFIDELDALGKARGVGTMGGHDEREQTLNQLLVEMDGFDPQVGVILMAATNRPEILDPALLRPGRFDRHILVDRPDKKGREEILKVHLKKITAAEDLDVEKLAAMTPGMVGADLANLVNEAALLAVRRRKKKVEMSEFEEAVERVMAGLEKKNRLINEKEREIVAYHELGHAIVALSLPGTDPVQKISIIPRGIAALGYTIQVPTEDRFLMKRSELLNKISTLLGGRASEEIVFGDISTGAHNDLSKATEIARSMVKEYGMSTKVGQVYFASEKRAPFLNVPVEGTGEYSEATAELIDQEVKEIITRQYEAALKILRERRNLLDKAAKVLLEKEKIDGSELKAMMAETEESTEGDPRPEKT, via the coding sequence ATGGAGAAGCATCACAAATTTTCGATTTGGTATGTCTTGCTGGGTATCTGGGTCGTGCTGCTGGTCCAGAATTACCTACATACCGCCTTGGCCATCAAGACGATTCCCTACAGCGAGTTCCTGAACCTCCTCAGACAAAACAAGATTTCGGAGGTTGCGATCAGCTCGAACCAGATCCAGGGCCGGCTCAAGACCGGTGATGGAACTGCGGGAAGGGGTGAATTGTTCAGGACGGTCCGGGTTGATCCCGAGATATCAGAGCTTCTGGATCGTTACAAGGTGGAATTCAAGGGCCAATTGGAATCGACCTTTCTAAGAGATTTGTTTTCCTGGGTTTTTCCCATCTTTCTCTTCATTGGAATATGGTATTTCTTCATAAAACGGATGACCGGCCAGCAGGCAGGTTTCATGACCCTCGGAAAAAACAAGGCCCGGATTTATGTGGAGGATGAGCTGGGGGTCACCTTTGAAGACGTGGCGGGTGTCGATGAGGCGAAACAGGAGCTGATGGAGGTCATCGAGTTTCTGAAAGAACCCGCGCGGTTCACGGAACTGGGTGGTAAGATGCCCAGGGGAGTCCTCCTGGTCGGCCCGCCCGGAACGGGTAAAACCTTGTTGGCCAAGGCCGTGGCGGGTGAGAGTGGGGTCCCCTTTTTCAGCATGAGCGGCTCGGAATTCGTAGAAATGTTTGTAGGACTGGGAGCGGCCCGGGTCAGGGATCTCTTCAGCCAGGCCAAGCAACGAGCGCCGTGTATTATCTTTATTGACGAGTTGGATGCCCTGGGAAAGGCCCGAGGGGTCGGAACCATGGGGGGACACGATGAACGCGAGCAGACACTGAACCAGCTTCTTGTGGAGATGGACGGATTCGATCCCCAGGTGGGTGTCATCTTGATGGCGGCCACCAACCGGCCGGAAATCCTGGATCCCGCACTTCTCAGGCCAGGCCGTTTCGACCGGCATATCCTTGTGGATCGGCCGGACAAGAAGGGGCGCGAAGAGATCCTGAAGGTCCACCTGAAGAAAATCACCGCTGCAGAGGACCTGGACGTGGAAAAGCTCGCAGCGATGACACCGGGAATGGTGGGGGCGGACCTGGCGAACCTTGTGAACGAAGCTGCCCTCTTGGCGGTTCGGAGAAGAAAGAAAAAGGTGGAGATGTCCGAATTCGAAGAGGCGGTCGAGAGGGTCATGGCGGGACTTGAGAAGAAGAACCGGCTGATCAACGAAAAGGAAAGGGAAATAGTGGCATATCACGAATTGGGGCATGCAATTGTGGCCCTTTCCCTTCCTGGAACGGATCCGGTTCAAAAGATTTCCATCATTCCCCGTGGTATCGCCGCCCTGGGTTACACCATACAGGTGCCGACAGAGGATCGTTTTCTGATGAAAAGGAGCGAACTGCTCAATAAAATCTCCACGCTCCTCGGGGGGAGGGCATCTGAAGAGATCGTTTTCGGAGACATCTCTACAGGCGCCCACAACGATCTCTCTAAAGCCACTGAGATTGCCCGGAGTATGGTCAAGGAATACGGAATGAGCACCAAGGTCGGGCAGGTCTATTTTGCCAGCGAGAAACGGGCGCCCTTCTTGAATGTACCGGTTGAGGGAACGGGAGAATACAGCGAGGCAACGGCGGAATTGATCGACCAGGAAGTCAAGGAGATCATCACCCGGCAGTATGAAGCAGCCCTCAAGATCCTCCGGGAGAGAAGAAATCTTCTGGATAAAGCTGCGAAGGTCCTGCTTGAAAAAGAGAAGATCGACGGCTCGGAACTCAAGGCCATGATGGCCGAGACGGAGGAATCGACGGAGGGAGATCCCCGGCCCGAAAAGACGTGA